From Thermoplasmatales archaeon, a single genomic window includes:
- a CDS encoding tyrosine-type recombinase/integrase, with amino-acid sequence MEVLTHLKDEELIRRFEEDCKIRGLTEGSIKSYKSCLRIFSSFLKTNGVDLIGINRDILRSYVGFLRGKGLNYQTIENHFSAISALCEYMVYEGIIAKNIALEVRKRYLHTYKSDNSETHRKLISVEEMAKFINSIADIRDKAMAALLAKTGIRRKELVAIDLDDINWQEMSIILKPTAKRSNRIVFFDDETAVLLKKWISKREAIAKQNCKALFISYQTGERLDRSGVYNSFVYWAERAGLHNSKSDKMEDHFTPHCCRHWFTTWLRRNGMPREYIQELRGDARSDAIDIYYHIDREELRKSYLACIPKLGIA; translated from the coding sequence ATGGAAGTATTAACTCATTTAAAAGATGAGGAATTGATAAGGAGATTTGAAGAAGACTGCAAAATAAGAGGGCTTACAGAAGGATCCATTAAAAGCTACAAATCTTGTTTAAGAATATTTTCATCATTTTTAAAAACAAATGGAGTTGATTTAATAGGCATTAACAGGGATATTTTAAGGAGTTATGTTGGATTTTTAAGGGGAAAGGGACTAAATTATCAAACCATAGAAAACCATTTCTCAGCCATATCAGCCTTATGTGAATACATGGTTTATGAAGGAATTATAGCAAAGAATATTGCTCTTGAAGTGAGGAAAAGATATCTTCATACTTATAAAAGCGATAATAGCGAGACCCATAGAAAGCTTATAAGCGTTGAGGAGATGGCAAAGTTCATCAATTCAATAGCTGATATAAGGGATAAGGCAATGGCAGCACTTCTTGCAAAAACAGGAATAAGGAGGAAAGAGCTTGTTGCAATTGATTTGGATGATATAAACTGGCAGGAAATGAGCATAATTCTGAAGCCTACTGCAAAGAGGAGCAATAGAATAGTATTTTTTGATGATGAAACAGCAGTGCTTTTAAAGAAATGGATAAGCAAGAGGGAGGCAATAGCAAAGCAAAACTGCAAAGCCCTTTTTATTTCATATCAAACGGGAGAAAGGCTTGATAGAAGTGGTGTCTATAATTCTTTTGTTTACTGGGCAGAGAGGGCTGGACTTCACAATTCAAAATCCGATAAAATGGAGGATCATTTTACTCCTCACTGCTGCAGGCACTGGTTTACAACATGGCTAAGGAGAAATGGAATGCCCAGAGAATATATACAGGAGTTAAGAGGGGATGCAAGAAGTGATGCAATAGACATTTATTACCACATAGACAGAGAGGAGTTAAGGAAATCATATCTTGCTTGCATTCCTAAGCTTGGAATAGCGTAA
- a CDS encoding 30S ribosomal protein S10, which yields MTQIARITLTGTDAKKIDEVCSQIKKIAEKTGVRIKGPIPLPTKRLVVPCRKSPDGEGSETWDHWEMRIHKRLVEIDAQDRALRQLMRVQVPDGVNIEIILKS from the coding sequence ATGACCCAGATAGCAAGGATAACATTAACCGGCACAGATGCAAAAAAAATAGATGAAGTATGCTCTCAGATAAAGAAAATTGCAGAGAAAACAGGAGTAAGGATAAAAGGACCAATACCTCTTCCAACAAAAAGACTGGTTGTTCCATGCAGAAAAAGTCCGGATGGAGAGGGCTCCGAGACATGGGATCACTGGGAGATGAGAATTCATAAAAGGCTTGTTGAAATAGATGCTCAGGACAGGGCATTGCGCCAGCTGATGCGCGTTCAGGTGCCAGATGGAGTAAACATAGAGATAATTCTCAAATCTTAA